From Platichthys flesus chromosome 19, fPlaFle2.1, whole genome shotgun sequence:
CATGGAGCTGAATGAAACTCTCATCCTCTCCACAGTCCTGCTGCTGCGGCACAGCAAAGTGTTCTTCACGTGGTTCCTGAAGTCCTCAGACACAAAGTAATAGATGAATGGGTCCAGGCAGCTGTTGAGACTGGCCAGGCATAATGTGGAGATGTAGAAGCCGTAACCATTATTTATCACTCCATTCTTCAGTAGAGCGTAATGCACCACCAGCATGATGTTACTGGGGATGAAACACACCATGAATGTCACCAGGACGGTCACGATCAACACCACGGCTCTGTGTCGGTTCTTTGCTGCCGTACTTTCCTCCATGCTGTTCCCCAGAGCTCTGAGTAACAGAATATAGGCCACAACGATCACTACACAAGGGATGAGGAACACAACGACGGCCATGAAGGTGAAGTAGTAGAACGGGAGCTGGACAGAGGGGAATGGATTTTCAAGGTCTTTTATGATGTTGACGTCATGGCAGGTGGTGATGTTCGGGTCTTTGAGCTTGACAGTGTGGTCATACAGGTACAGAGGGGTTGTGGTGAGCCAGATGAAAGCCCAGATGGAGACACACACGCCAACAGCCACGTTGGTGTTCTTGCTCTGCTGGGACAGAGGGTGAGCCACGACCCAGCACCTCTGCACACTGAGACAGGTGATGAACAGAATGGAGCAGTACATGTTCCCGTAGAAGAAGCTCACAAGGACTTTGCACAGCGGCTCTCCATAGGTCCAGTCGTTGCCGTTTAGGTGGTAGGCGATTTTTAGGGGCGTCCAAATGACAAAGAGCAGGTCAGCCAGTGCCAGGTTGGCCATGTAAATTGATGACGGGTGCTTCTTTTTGGTCCTGAAGAGGAAGACCCAGAGTGCCATGCCGTTGGCAGGAAGTCCAACCAAAAATACGATGATGTAGATGATTGGGAGAAAGACTGTGGTGAGGGGACTCTTCAACGTCTCTGCAGTGGCGCGGTCCACAACAACTTGTCCAGAGTTTTCAGGGTCTATAACCCCGATGAACCCCCGTCCTTTGGCCTtatctaaaaataaacacataaaagcaGATCAGGGCACTGATTAATTGCGGGAGAGAATATTGATTGTAAACAGTTTAgataattatcatttaattaACCTGTCTGCTTATCACACCCCTGAAATAGCTGACATGCATGAGAAATAACACCAGTTAAGTAAAACCTTCAACTTATTCATAACTATtcacatgaacagtaataaagtaaATTCAGTTACATTTTATGTCTCCAAAAAATCTTCCTTAAATTCttaattgcagataaaccagggaGGATGAGCACAATGTTTTCtagcttcactctgcaccatagcctgtttataaaaagctctgcacactgtatattgtagaactgtttgaggagaactcactaatgacaaggaacaATTCTGAAGTATCTCCAgggcattaacacaggacaagagaacagcccaTTCGGAAGAAACAGGTTTAGGTCAAGCACTGCACTAGTTTaccaaacataaatatataagataTGATCTGACTgaagcttctcaaatgtgaggatttgctgtttttgtctgtgtaaaATGATTGTACAGGTACTGAGACAGGACCAGTTATTTGAAGAAGTCACCTTGAGCttcgtgaaaacaaaaaagtgatacttttaaaaacattagaAAATAGTGACAAatgtccatctctctctcgtCAAGTCAAAAGTGACCTTATCCAATGTCTTCTATGAGCAACAGACTGAAACCCAGATATAAATACGTGTGTAGTTAGAAAGGCCTACATTTCCCGACTTTCCTGTCTGTTTGGGAGTTACCCACAACCCAGTGTTAGAAACAATGTCCCCGTCAAAACATTCTGTACTTGTCCGTGTTTACAAACATTGGATTTGATTTGACATAATCCAAGAtaacattttgatattttctccTGAGATAAGACCACATGTAAATACTCAGATATAGAAAAGGCTGAAAGCGTGTCCGTGTAACATGGACGAACTAGTTCCTGCGACACAGTGAGAAGTTGCAGCTCTTACCTGAGGTGACAGAgacgcagcagcagaacattgACACGAGCCACAAGCACCGAGTTAAATCCATGATGTCCTGTCGACGATAAGAGGCTCACTTCTCCTTCGACACACTGCCACTCTGCCGATGCTTCTTAAATGTCGGACAACACTTGATGTACCGTGAAGGCCACACCCTGAACTACCTGTCCCAGCCCTGACGTCACTGCCTACCCGCTGACGTCCGGTCTGAGCCAGTTCTCGCACTGTGAGtctgaaccatagactgtatatggtCTGAACCCAGTCTATGGTCTGAACTGAGCTTAGTCGTAACACAAACTGTCCAAATACCTGATTTGTATATCTCcaataattgatttaaaataaatgctcTAGAATGTATATGAtgtgtaatataaaaaaaaaaaacacaaaaaggattTCTGTATTAAGAAACGAAAAACATTATATCCCCCGGAAGGAAACTATTTGGGCTGAAGAGAATTTATTTATGTGTTcttaaagataaataatcatGTGACCATAGACTTACTGACATCGTCCAGAGTTAAACTTTTagtaaacattaaaatattgaCAAATCTCCATCGCTTTCTTGTCAAGTCAAAATGAAAGGCGTCTTCTCTTAGCAACAGACCAAACACCCAGATATCTTGAGTTTAGTAATGTGGGACAGGAAATTCATCGTCTGACGCCgtcgtttgttttttttgttgaaaaactAGTCTAGATCCAGTTCTTAAAGTAGACACACTGTATACACAAATATCCAGGTCCCATCCCTCTACTATATTTGGAATGACTCGGATGACGCAGCTTCATAATAAAGCGTCAAACAAAGCAACAGAGCGGAAGCCCAACCTCCTAGACAGGTAATGactcaaacaaaaaataacttgTGGTGGAAGGTTAGCTGTTATAGCTTCTATTGCAGAACTCAATCTGTGGAACAACAACtgttaaaataaagtaaatctcAAAAGCTTGAATAAATTTCATCGGACTAACTTTgctaacttttctttttatttgaatctaaatttatataaaaaacactttactgTTTTTGTAAGGTACTGTGCTCTTCCTCTGACAGTCCTTAATGTTTGAAGAGATTggttaagaataaaaaaaaaaaaaactctgaaaatTAAAACCAATGTAACCGTTACAGTGATCTACAGGGAGCAGGATCCAAATTAACTTCTAATAAATTGAAAGaatgaaacatgaaagaaaGGGTCAGTTTTGTTTGATACTGTGTGTTTTACTTCAGGGACTCTACAGCAAATTTAACTCATTTTATTAAAGCTTGAAAATAGATCCAAATAGGTCGAACAATACCACCTCTCTTGCTTTTTACGtaacatttgattatttaacCAAAAGACAAAGATTCTGTCCaatcaaaaagaataaaataaacatctgcACTGCTCttatatcattttaataaaagattTACATTTGAAATCAGTTACAACAGTAAAAGAGGCATTTCTGACTTTTCTACTATAGGCATCAGAAAGCTGCATATGACTGTTTTGAAAACAAGAAATACCCAGAGTGACCTTTACAACTGCCTGGCTCACAATACAGTCAGATATGTCAGCAAAACCAACGGTGTGACTGGGGGGAAGATACATCCGCTGGGCAGGTCCTTTTATACGCAAAcggaaaagtaaaaaacaaaagttatTACCATTTAAATTATGAGTTAAAAACATATGTAAAGAGTATATCTTATATCCTCCAAAACACTACATTTTTGGCCATTTTAGGTCTGAATATCAAACAGTTTGTCTCAATAAAAATACACCACAGACTAAAAGACAGACacataaaaatgaattaaaaaataaagtcatTCAAATCccagtgaatcaaacaaaactgttaaaaaaaaattcatcacACTCTGAAGTTGtcaaaagtataaaaataaacattttttaattttatttgaagaaaaaacatgagTTCAATGCTTTGAAGAGGTCATTACATCACAGGGACTCTCCTGAACTTCCACAAAGACCTATCATTTCTctgtaaatttaaataaagaaagacattttattaaaaCCTAAAAAGATCGGTTCATTAACATTCAGTGCTCTGCGTGTTCCGTGAGTCGGACGTGTACGTGTTGCTCTTCTTCGAGTACTTCAGAGCGCTGAAGGAGACCCTCATCCTCTCCACCGTCCTCTCACTCCTGCACAGGAACGTGTTCTTCACATGGTCCCGGAAGTCCTCGGAGATGAAGTAGTACACAAAGGGGTCGAAGCAGCTGTTGAGGCTCGCCAAGCACAGGGTGGTGATGTAGAATCCGTACAGGTTGTTGGTTGCCCCGCCCAGCAGCAGGATGTAGTGCACCAGCAGCATTATGTTACTGGGAGTGAAACACACTAAGAACATAACCAACACTGTGATGATCAAGACCACGGCCTTCCGTCGCTTCTTTGCGATGTTTTCGTCCTTCATGCTGTTCCTGAGCGCCTTGAGCATAAGGACGTAGGAGATGATGCACACGACGGTGGGAGCCACAAACCCCACTATGCCCATTGTCAGGAAGTAGCCTGCAGCTATTTCCTTCTGACTGGGCTTGGTGACGTCATGGCATGTGAAGATGTTGAGATTGGTGACAAGGACCTGTTGGTCGTAGAGGTACAGAGGGATGGTGAGAAGCCAGACCACCACCCACACTGTGACGGAGACGCACACAGCTAGACGGTTGTTCCTCTGATGCAGGGACAGCGGGTTGACCACGGCCCAGTAACGCTGAACACTTATGCAGGCGATGAAGGCGATGGAGCAGTACATGTTGGCGTAGAAAAAAGCCACCAGCACTTTGCACAGACCCTCTCCGTAGATCCAGTTGTTGCCATTAAAGTGGTAGGCGATTTTTAGGGGGACCCAGATGACGAAGAGCAGGTCGGCCAGGGCCAGGTTGGCCATGTAGATGGAGGACGGGTGCTTCTCCTTGGTGCGGAAGAGGAAGACCCAGATCGCCAAGGCGTTGGTGGGCAGCCCCACAGCAAACACGATGATGTAGATGATCGGGAGGAAGACGGTCGTGAGGCTACTGCTGAGGACTTCTTTGGCTTGGGAGCTGACCGACACCCCATTGTTGGTCTCTGTTCCGGTGAAGCCTCTTTCGTCTGCGCAGACACAAAATCGAAAGACATGATTAGAGGAGGTGCAACAGGTATTTGTGCAGGAATTTACTAACCTCTGACTACACCAGAAAGTCGGGTCCTGTCAGCTGCCTGGATTTTGACTTCCTTCCTCTCAGTAGACAAACATGCCTCTGAGCTTGAGTCAGTCCTGTCACAACCATACATTTAACATTCAGCTAATATTCCATATGACCAAACGACTTCTGACTCTAACAAACCAGTCTGTGGTGACAGCGGGTGACAGTCAGGATCAGAATAACTCGTCAAACAAACCGGGCCTACAAATTCAACGCATGTAAATTCAGTATCTTGATTGGGTCTAAGCTGAATATCGTGTAGCTCAGTGGAATGAACAGGATCACGTTACCTATCTGCGACAGGACGGTCTGTAGGaaacacaggagcaggagcagctgatgCGACCGAGTAACAGAAGTCATTACTGAACAGGGAGACGAGTTACAGCAGGTGTGTGAGAGGTTgtctctgtgtgattgtgtgcgttCGCGGGCGCGGCTTTGCCTCgcttccttaaaaaaaaaaatactggttTAAGACCAGTTTGTGATGTCACCAGGTCAGGTGATCATACCTAGtttacctgcacacacacacacacacacacactggtgcgTCTTCCTTCCGCCTGCTTCCTGCTGCATGAATGACACCATGACACTTGTAACCTTTATTTActggtttatttttgttctgtgttttcatcaacACTTACATATTTGATCAGTCTCATCTTAATCTCTACTATCCTGTAATCATTACAGAAAAAGAAATACAGCAGACTAAACACTACAGATTGGCTTTGTGCCATttattatggaaaaaaaaacttccttCCGCCGCATTTATCGAACAGATCGCAGATTCAGATCATATCTATTTCCGATAATATCTCATATGTGTCGGTGTTATCAGGGGAAATGATTATTCCAGCAGTATAAATTCCACTCACCGTTTCTGCACaagttaaagaataaaaataattaattaaaacaaattagtCAACTCTTTCTCCCTGAACACCAATGCTAGTGTGTGAGTTGGAGTGTGAAGTCAAGCGGTCTGTATTTCTACTTCCTTTAGTGTTGCGCCATCTGCTGGAGTAACCGACCCTGACAGAGGTGTAAAATGCTTTAATTGGACAAACTTTCAGTACTGCACAT
This genomic window contains:
- the LOC133975129 gene encoding proteinase-activated receptor 2-like; translated protein: MTSVTRSHQLLLLLCFLQTVLSQIDERGFTGTETNNGVSVSSQAKEVLSSSLTTVFLPIIYIIVFAVGLPTNALAIWVFLFRTKEKHPSSIYMANLALADLLFVIWVPLKIAYHFNGNNWIYGEGLCKVLVAFFYANMYCSIAFIACISVQRYWAVVNPLSLHQRNNRLAVCVSVTVWVVVWLLTIPLYLYDQQVLVTNLNIFTCHDVTKPSQKEIAAGYFLTMGIVGFVAPTVVCIISYVLMLKALRNSMKDENIAKKRRKAVVLIITVLVMFLVCFTPSNIMLLVHYILLLGGATNNLYGFYITTLCLASLNSCFDPFVYYFISEDFRDHVKNTFLCRSERTVERMRVSFSALKYSKKSNTYTSDSRNTQSTEC
- the LOC133975200 gene encoding proteinase-activated receptor 2-like encodes the protein MDLTRCLWLVSMFCCCVSVTSDKAKGRGFIGVIDPENSGQVVVDRATAETLKSPLTTVFLPIIYIIVFLVGLPANGMALWVFLFRTKKKHPSSIYMANLALADLLFVIWTPLKIAYHLNGNDWTYGEPLCKVLVSFFYGNMYCSILFITCLSVQRCWVVAHPLSQQSKNTNVAVGVCVSIWAFIWLTTTPLYLYDHTVKLKDPNITTCHDVNIIKDLENPFPSVQLPFYYFTFMAVVVFLIPCVVIVVAYILLLRALGNSMEESTAAKNRHRAVVLIVTVLVTFMVCFIPSNIMLVVHYALLKNGVINNGYGFYISTLCLASLNSCLDPFIYYFVSEDFRNHVKNTLLCRSSRTVERMRVSFSSMKYSRKSKSYVSDTGDTKSSTC